A genomic segment from Streptomyces antibioticus encodes:
- a CDS encoding MBL fold metallo-hydrolase gives MFFIDTVETAGLGNRGYLAGGSRNAVVVDPPRDIDRVIAAAARSGVRISHVVETHLHNDHVSGGLHLAQVTGAAYLVPSGARVSFARTPVDDGDTFVVDGASGLTLRALATPGHTPHHTAYVLEERGVPVAVFTGGSLLLGTVGRPDLVEPRLTGQLARAQHASARRLAGTLPDDTAVLPTHGFGSFCASAPATPGAATIGGQKTANAALTREVDVFVADLLAGLDDVPAYYTHMGPSNAAGPAPVDLTPAGAADADEIAERLAAGEWVVDLRHRVAFAAGHVAGTVNFETDGQFATWLAWLVPWGRPVTLLGDSDEQVAYAQRELARVGIDRPAAAATGGPAAWLTAGEKPVSFPRARFDDLAAVHPREGLVVLDVRRTAERAGGFVPGSVHLPLHHLPRGLGDLPDGQVWVHCAGGARAAVAASLLDAAGRAVVAVDDTFEPDRPW, from the coding sequence GTGTTCTTCATCGACACCGTCGAGACGGCGGGACTCGGCAACCGGGGCTATCTGGCCGGGGGTTCACGGAACGCCGTCGTCGTCGACCCGCCGCGTGACATCGACCGGGTGATCGCGGCGGCGGCCCGGTCCGGGGTGCGGATCTCCCATGTCGTGGAGACGCATCTGCACAACGACCACGTGTCCGGCGGTCTGCATCTGGCCCAGGTGACCGGCGCCGCCTATCTGGTGCCGTCCGGCGCGCGCGTGTCCTTCGCCCGGACCCCGGTGGACGACGGGGACACCTTCGTCGTGGACGGGGCGTCCGGGCTGACCCTGAGGGCGCTCGCCACGCCCGGCCACACCCCGCACCACACCGCGTACGTGCTGGAGGAACGGGGCGTGCCGGTCGCGGTGTTCACCGGCGGATCCCTGCTGCTCGGCACCGTGGGGCGGCCCGACCTGGTCGAACCGCGACTGACTGGCCAACTGGCCCGCGCCCAGCACGCCTCCGCCCGTCGGCTGGCCGGCACGCTCCCCGACGACACGGCCGTGCTGCCCACCCATGGGTTCGGCAGCTTCTGCGCCTCCGCACCGGCGACCCCCGGCGCCGCGACGATCGGCGGACAGAAGACGGCCAACGCGGCGTTGACCCGCGAGGTGGACGTGTTCGTCGCGGATCTCCTGGCCGGTCTGGACGACGTGCCCGCCTACTACACGCACATGGGTCCCTCCAACGCGGCCGGGCCCGCGCCGGTCGACCTGACCCCGGCGGGGGCGGCCGACGCCGACGAGATCGCCGAACGGCTGGCGGCGGGCGAGTGGGTGGTCGATCTGCGGCATCGCGTCGCGTTCGCGGCGGGGCATGTGGCGGGGACGGTCAACTTCGAGACGGACGGGCAGTTCGCCACCTGGCTCGCCTGGCTGGTCCCCTGGGGCCGGCCGGTCACACTGCTCGGCGACTCGGACGAGCAAGTCGCTTACGCCCAGCGTGAGTTGGCGCGGGTCGGCATCGACCGGCCGGCGGCCGCGGCGACCGGCGGTCCCGCCGCCTGGCTGACCGCGGGCGAGAAGCCCGTCTCCTTCCCGCGGGCCCGCTTCGACGATCTGGCCGCCGTGCACCCGCGTGAGGGGCTCGTCGTGCTCGACGTCCGGCGGACCGCCGAGCGGGCGGGGGGATTCGTGCCCGGCTCGGTGCATCTGCCGCTGCACCACCTGCCCCGGGGCCTCGGCGACCTGCCGGACGGTCAGGTGTGGGTGCACTGCGCGGGCGGCGCGCGGGCGGCCGTCGCCGCCTCGCTGCTGGACGCCGCGGGCCGCGCGGTGGTCGCCGTGGACGACACGTTCGAGCCGGACCGGCCCTGGTGA